In Streptomyces sp. P3, one DNA window encodes the following:
- a CDS encoding MFS transporter yields MSREQRGPNEKLGAVLALAGISNAGLARRVNDLGAQRGLTLRYDKTSVARWVSKGMVPQGAAPHLIAAAIGQKLGRPVPLHEIGLADADPAPEVGLAFPRDVGQAVRSATDLYRLDLAGRRAGSGGIWQSLAGSFAVSAYATPASRWLITPADSSVARDVHLLEGSGAPLKVGHSDVQKLREAAEDARRWDSKYGGGDWRSSMVPECLRVEAAPLLLGSYSDEVGRALFGASAELTRLAGWMAFDTGQQEAAQRYYIQALRLARAAADVPLGGYVLASMSLQATYRGFGDEGVDLAQAALERNRGLATARTMSFFRLVEARAHARAGDAHAAGAALKASEGWLERSRDGDHDPSWLGFYSYDRFAADAAECYRDLKAPRQVRRFTEQALSQPTEEFVRSHGLRLVVSAVAELESGNLDAACEQGVRAVEVAGRISSARTTEYVKDLLHRLEPYGDEPRVVELRERARPLLMTPA; encoded by the coding sequence ATGTCCAGGGAGCAACGCGGGCCGAACGAAAAACTCGGCGCCGTTCTCGCCCTCGCGGGAATCAGCAACGCAGGACTCGCCCGACGCGTCAACGACCTTGGCGCTCAACGCGGGTTGACTCTTCGCTACGACAAGACGTCCGTGGCGCGCTGGGTGTCGAAGGGCATGGTGCCGCAGGGTGCCGCGCCCCACCTCATCGCGGCCGCCATCGGTCAGAAGCTCGGCCGTCCGGTGCCACTCCACGAGATCGGCCTGGCGGACGCGGATCCCGCTCCCGAGGTGGGCCTCGCCTTCCCCAGGGACGTCGGCCAGGCCGTGCGCTCGGCCACCGACCTCTACCGCCTCGATCTCGCGGGCCGCCGGGCCGGCTCGGGAGGCATCTGGCAGTCGCTGGCCGGATCGTTCGCAGTAAGCGCGTACGCAACGCCCGCCTCACGATGGCTGATAACCCCGGCCGACAGTTCGGTCGCCCGCGACGTACATCTGCTGGAAGGGTCCGGCGCACCGCTCAAAGTCGGCCACAGTGACGTGCAGAAGCTGCGAGAGGCCGCCGAGGACGCCAGACGCTGGGACTCCAAGTACGGCGGCGGCGACTGGCGTTCGTCGATGGTCCCGGAGTGCCTGCGGGTGGAGGCGGCGCCGCTGCTGCTCGGCTCGTACTCCGACGAGGTCGGCCGGGCTCTGTTCGGCGCCAGCGCCGAACTGACGCGACTGGCCGGGTGGATGGCCTTCGACACCGGTCAGCAGGAGGCCGCGCAGCGGTACTACATCCAGGCGCTACGGCTGGCCCGCGCGGCGGCCGACGTGCCCCTCGGGGGTTACGTCCTGGCCTCCATGTCCCTCCAGGCGACCTACCGCGGCTTCGGCGACGAGGGCGTCGACCTCGCGCAGGCGGCACTGGAGCGCAACCGGGGGCTGGCCACCGCCCGCACCATGAGTTTCTTCCGGCTGGTGGAGGCACGCGCACACGCACGCGCGGGGGACGCGCATGCCGCCGGCGCGGCGCTGAAGGCGTCCGAGGGCTGGCTGGAGCGGTCCCGCGACGGCGACCACGATCCGTCCTGGCTGGGCTTCTACTCCTACGACCGGTTCGCCGCCGACGCCGCCGAGTGCTACCGCGACCTGAAGGCGCCGCGCCAGGTACGCAGATTCACCGAGCAGGCGCTGTCGCAGCCGACGGAGGAGTTCGTGCGCTCGCACGGACTGCGGCTCGTCGTCTCGGCGGTCGCCGAACTGGAGTCGGGCAACCTCGACGCGGCCTGCGAACAGGGCGTGCGGGCGGTGGAGGTGGCCGGCCGCATCTCGTCCGCCCGGACCACGGAGTACGTCAAGGACCTGCTGCACCGGCTGGAGCCCTACGGCGACGAGCCGCGGGTGGTGGAGCTGCGGGAGAGGGCGCGGCCGTTACTCATGACCCCCGCCTGA
- a CDS encoding asparagine synthase-related protein, with translation MRWLVGWSSTAAGTSGGSVGYDGRHDADAAYGGQVGYEGETLQPVGSHLLWGDPDPLWAVGDWRPDEVRVVSADAQNRIAVLGTCGATDEQLRVGLSAARGGALRHLTAWPGSYTAIVRVGRRLTVCGDLAGVRPVFHTPWEGGTAYATAALPLADLVEANLDFGHLAALLAAPDVPAALHDSTPYDGVRRVPPGHALILRAGAREIVGYEPVASLAVAAPPADPDSAVDAVRDALVEAVRARLSAPRHVPDIDPGPVPGMGPAERRAARGMPMPGIGADLSGGPASGTLALLAAGLPGMPGTLLGHGTGAGERLLAVTFNDLAVGGGEDELQRAGALAASPRLHHVVAAGAEETLPYADMDGPLTDEPGPSLVTVARHRARLAAGSADHFTGYGARQVLDAHPARLADLLMDRKRRHLVRPMAALTKADGSVLVPARVYGAARRLARTPYRAGVEGLAERLLHRRFGSDDSGGALEASLAALTWGGAGPAARWLTGEALAEVSVRLQSAAHRTGVGPGQRPGDYRARAALTRHAMDLRVLEQAAEIRSQRLHAPFLDNQVVRACRALPETLRVQPGARAAILRTVLKGAGVTDLPPGWGAPSQASASAAARAGLRMAIDPLLGLFEAPLLAEAGLIEARVVRRALRAAAAGEPLPLDGLADLISLEIWLRRLLSRRGTCWTGTPARARAVPAGIAPQRRAVSSGG, from the coding sequence ATGCGGTGGTTGGTGGGATGGAGCAGCACCGCCGCGGGCACGTCGGGCGGGTCCGTCGGCTACGACGGCCGGCACGACGCCGATGCGGCGTACGGGGGCCAAGTCGGCTACGAGGGCGAGACGTTGCAGCCGGTCGGCTCCCATCTCTTGTGGGGCGACCCCGATCCGCTGTGGGCTGTCGGCGACTGGCGCCCCGACGAGGTGCGGGTGGTGTCCGCCGACGCGCAGAACCGGATCGCGGTGCTCGGCACGTGCGGCGCGACCGACGAGCAGCTGCGCGTCGGGCTGTCCGCCGCGCGCGGAGGGGCACTTCGGCATCTGACGGCCTGGCCGGGCAGCTACACGGCGATCGTGCGGGTCGGCCGGCGCCTCACCGTCTGCGGCGATCTGGCGGGCGTGCGCCCGGTGTTCCACACCCCCTGGGAGGGCGGCACCGCGTACGCCACGGCCGCGCTGCCGCTGGCCGATCTCGTCGAGGCCAACCTCGACTTCGGCCACCTGGCGGCCCTGCTCGCAGCTCCCGACGTACCCGCGGCCCTGCACGACTCCACTCCGTACGACGGTGTGCGACGTGTGCCGCCGGGGCACGCGCTGATCCTGCGCGCCGGGGCGCGCGAGATCGTCGGGTACGAGCCGGTGGCCTCGCTCGCCGTGGCGGCGCCGCCGGCCGACCCCGACAGCGCGGTCGACGCCGTGCGGGACGCGCTCGTCGAAGCGGTACGCGCGCGTCTGTCCGCGCCCCGCCACGTTCCCGACATCGATCCCGGCCCGGTGCCCGGCATGGGCCCCGCCGAACGGCGTGCCGCGCGCGGGATGCCGATGCCCGGCATCGGCGCCGACCTCTCCGGCGGACCGGCCTCCGGCACGCTGGCACTCCTCGCGGCGGGCCTGCCCGGCATGCCCGGCACGCTGCTCGGCCACGGCACCGGCGCGGGCGAGCGGCTGCTGGCCGTCACCTTCAACGACCTGGCCGTCGGCGGAGGCGAGGACGAACTGCAGCGGGCCGGCGCCCTCGCGGCAAGCCCCCGCCTGCACCACGTGGTGGCGGCGGGCGCCGAGGAGACCCTGCCGTACGCCGACATGGACGGTCCGCTGACCGACGAACCCGGCCCGAGCCTGGTCACGGTCGCCCGGCACCGCGCCCGGCTCGCGGCGGGCAGCGCGGACCACTTCACCGGCTACGGCGCCCGCCAGGTCCTGGACGCCCACCCGGCCCGCCTGGCCGACCTGCTGATGGACCGGAAACGCCGCCACCTCGTGCGGCCCATGGCCGCGCTCACCAAGGCCGACGGCTCCGTGCTCGTCCCCGCGCGCGTGTACGGCGCGGCCCGCCGGCTGGCCCGCACGCCGTACCGCGCGGGCGTGGAGGGTCTCGCCGAACGGCTGCTGCACCGCAGGTTCGGCTCCGACGACTCCGGCGGCGCGCTCGAAGCGTCCCTGGCGGCCCTGACGTGGGGCGGAGCAGGCCCCGCCGCACGCTGGCTGACAGGCGAGGCGCTCGCTGAAGTATCGGTTCGCCTGCAGAGTGCCGCGCACCGCACCGGCGTGGGACCCGGCCAGCGTCCGGGCGACTACCGCGCGCGTGCGGCCCTCACCCGGCACGCCATGGACCTGCGGGTTCTGGAACAGGCCGCGGAGATCCGCTCCCAGCGACTGCACGCGCCGTTCCTCGACAACCAGGTCGTCCGGGCCTGCCGGGCGCTCCCCGAGACCCTGCGCGTGCAACCCGGGGCGCGCGCCGCGATCCTGCGCACCGTCCTCAAGGGCGCGGGCGTCACCGACCTGCCGCCCGGCTGGGGCGCCCCCTCGCAGGCGTCCGCGTCCGCCGCCGCCCGGGCGGGTCTGCGCATGGCCATAGACCCGCTCCTCGGCCTCTTCGAGGCCCCGCTGCTCGCGGAAGCGGGGCTGATCGAGGCCCGGGTGGTCCGCAGGGCCCTGCGCGCGGCGGCGGCGGGCGAGCCCCTCCCGCTGGACGGCCTCGCCGACCTGATCTCGCTGGAGATCTGGCTGCGCCGGCTGCTCTCCCGCCGGGGCACCTGCTGGACCGGCACCCCGGCACGCGCGCGTGCGGTGCCCGCGGGCATCGCTCCTCAGAGGCGGGCGGTCTCCTCCGGAGGGTGA